In one Pseudomonas sp. SCA2728.1_7 genomic region, the following are encoded:
- a CDS encoding pantothenate kinase, translating to MILELDCGNSFIKWRVLKAAPVAIFSEGVVGSDIALLDSLRSLEGLVLRKCRLVSVRTAEETDVLIDALEREFGVSAVCAKSAREMSGVKNGYEDYERLGLDRWLAMLGGFHLASGGACLVLDFGTAVTADFIASDGDHLGGFICPGIPLMRDQLRTHTRKIRYGDQAAERALSSIAPGRTTVEAVERGCALMLRGFVLTQLELARSYWGEGFTVFITGGDAELVADVAPEARVVPDLVFVGLAMACPFS from the coding sequence ATGATTCTTGAGCTCGACTGTGGAAACAGCTTTATTAAGTGGCGTGTGCTGAAGGCTGCGCCCGTCGCTATTTTTTCTGAAGGAGTTGTCGGCTCTGATATCGCGTTGCTTGACAGTTTAAGGTCCCTTGAAGGGCTTGTACTGCGCAAGTGTCGCCTGGTCAGCGTCAGGACTGCGGAAGAGACGGATGTATTGATCGATGCTCTCGAGCGGGAGTTCGGTGTTTCTGCGGTGTGTGCGAAGTCTGCTCGTGAAATGTCTGGTGTCAAAAATGGTTATGAAGACTACGAGCGTCTAGGGCTTGATCGATGGTTGGCCATGCTTGGCGGGTTTCATCTGGCATCGGGCGGCGCTTGCCTTGTACTCGATTTCGGTACGGCGGTAACTGCTGATTTTATTGCTTCTGATGGTGACCATCTTGGCGGCTTTATTTGCCCTGGAATTCCATTGATGCGAGATCAGCTGCGTACTCATACCCGCAAGATTCGCTATGGGGATCAGGCGGCTGAGCGTGCACTGTCCAGTATTGCGCCTGGGCGCACCACCGTTGAGGCGGTGGAGCGCGGGTGTGCATTGATGCTGCGAGGTTTCGTCTTGACGCAGTTGGAGCTGGCGCGCTCTTACTGGGGGGAAGGCTTCACAGTCTTTATAACTGGCGGTGATGCTGAATTGGTCGCGGATGTCGCGCCTGAGGCCCGAGTCGTTCCCGACCTGGTATTTGTAGGGTTGGCCATGGCGTGTCCTTTTTCCTGA
- the birA gene encoding bifunctional biotin--[acetyl-CoA-carboxylase] ligase/biotin operon repressor BirA gives MLTLLNLLKDGRFHSGQDLGAALGISRSAVWKQLQHLEAELGLSIHKVRGRGYQLASPLMLLDALTISAIAPSWPVTVLDSVDSTNAEALRAIGQGGQAPFLVLAERQVSGRGRRGRKWVSPFAENLYYSLVLRIDGGMRQLEGLSLVVGLAVLQALRNFGVPGAGLKWPNDVLVGNKKIAGILLELVGDPADVCHVVLGIGVNVNMQVADEVDQQWTSIRLESGRSSDRNALVVELSKQLSAYIQRHQVDGFSALQSEWEANHLWQDRSVSLIAGSNHVDGVVLGIDSQGALRLKVSGVEKVFSGGELSLRLRDDS, from the coding sequence ATGTTGACGTTGTTGAACCTTCTGAAAGATGGTCGATTCCATTCTGGTCAGGATCTGGGGGCCGCCCTGGGGATAAGTCGAAGTGCGGTATGGAAGCAACTTCAGCATCTTGAAGCTGAGCTTGGTCTGTCTATCCATAAAGTGCGGGGGCGGGGCTATCAATTGGCTTCGCCATTGATGCTTCTCGACGCTCTGACGATATCCGCAATTGCGCCATCTTGGCCGGTGACCGTCCTGGATTCGGTCGACTCGACAAACGCTGAGGCTTTGCGTGCAATCGGCCAAGGGGGGCAGGCGCCCTTTTTGGTGCTCGCGGAGCGACAAGTCTCTGGGCGCGGAAGAAGAGGTCGCAAGTGGGTGAGCCCGTTTGCTGAAAATCTCTATTACAGTCTTGTCCTGCGCATCGATGGCGGAATGCGCCAGCTTGAGGGCTTGAGTCTTGTTGTGGGATTGGCTGTCTTGCAGGCTCTGAGAAACTTTGGGGTGCCAGGTGCGGGATTGAAGTGGCCTAACGATGTCTTGGTGGGTAACAAGAAAATAGCGGGCATTCTTCTTGAGCTCGTCGGCGATCCGGCAGACGTTTGCCACGTGGTCCTGGGTATTGGCGTCAACGTGAATATGCAGGTGGCTGATGAGGTGGATCAGCAATGGACTTCAATTCGGCTTGAGTCAGGCAGAAGCAGTGATCGCAACGCCTTGGTGGTTGAGTTGAGTAAGCAATTAAGTGCTTACATTCAGCGCCATCAAGTCGATGGTTTTTCGGCTCTTCAGTCGGAATGGGAGGCTAACCATCTATGGCAAGATCGCTCGGTGTCATTGATCGCCGGTTCCAACCATGTAGATGGTGTGGTGCTCGGAATAGATAGTCAGGGTGCGCTGCGTCTGAAGGTGAGTGGTGTGGAAAAAGTCTTTAGTGGTGGTGAGCTCAGCCTGAGGTTGCGTGATGATTCTTGA
- the tuf gene encoding elongation factor Tu, which produces MAKEKFDRSLPHVNVGTIGHVDHGKTTLTAALTRVCSEVFGSAVVEFDKIDSAPEEKARGITINTAHVEYNSLIRHYAHVDCPGHADYVKNMITGAAQMDGAILVCSAADGPMPQTREHILLSRQVGVPYIVVFLNKADLVDDAELLELVEMEVRDLLSTYDFPGDDTPIIIGSARMALEGKDDNEMGTTAVKKLVETLDSYIPEPVRMIDKPFLMPIEDVFSISGRGTVVTGRIERGIVRVQDPLEIVGLRDTTVSTCTGVEMFRKLLDEGRAGENCGVLLRGTKRDDVERGQVLVKPGSVKPHTKFTAEVYVLSKEEGGRHTPFFKGYRPQFYFRTTDVTGNCELPEGVEMVMPGDNIQMTVTLIKTIAMEDGLRFAIREGGRTVGAGVVAKIIE; this is translated from the coding sequence ATGGCTAAGGAAAAATTTGATCGTTCCCTGCCCCACGTCAACGTTGGGACCATTGGTCACGTTGACCACGGTAAAACCACTCTGACCGCTGCTCTGACTCGCGTCTGCTCCGAAGTTTTCGGTTCGGCCGTAGTTGAATTCGACAAGATCGACAGCGCTCCAGAAGAAAAAGCTCGCGGTATCACCATCAACACCGCGCATGTTGAGTACAACTCGCTGATCCGTCACTACGCTCACGTCGACTGCCCAGGTCACGCTGACTATGTGAAGAACATGATCACCGGTGCTGCTCAAATGGACGGCGCTATCCTGGTTTGCTCGGCCGCCGATGGTCCGATGCCGCAAACCCGTGAGCACATCCTGCTGTCCCGTCAGGTGGGCGTTCCGTATATCGTGGTTTTCCTGAACAAGGCTGACCTGGTAGACGACGCTGAGCTGCTGGAACTGGTTGAGATGGAAGTTCGCGACCTGCTGTCCACCTACGACTTCCCGGGCGATGACACTCCAATCATCATCGGTTCGGCTCGTATGGCGCTGGAAGGCAAAGACGACAACGAGATGGGCACCACTGCCGTCAAGAAACTGGTTGAAACTCTGGATAGCTACATCCCAGAGCCAGTTCGTATGATCGACAAGCCGTTCCTGATGCCAATCGAAGACGTGTTCTCGATCTCGGGTCGCGGTACTGTTGTGACTGGTCGTATCGAGCGCGGTATCGTTCGCGTTCAGGATCCGCTGGAAATCGTTGGTCTGCGTGACACTACCGTTTCCACCTGCACCGGTGTGGAAATGTTCCGCAAACTGCTCGACGAAGGTCGTGCTGGCGAGAACTGCGGTGTTCTGTTGCGTGGTACCAAGCGTGACGATGTTGAGCGTGGTCAGGTTCTGGTTAAGCCGGGTTCGGTTAAGCCGCACACCAAGTTCACTGCAGAAGTTTACGTTCTGAGCAAGGAAGAAGGCGGCCGTCACACTCCGTTCTTCAAAGGCTACCGTCCACAGTTCTACTTCCGTACTACTGACGTGACTGGTAACTGCGAGCTGCCAGAAGGCGTTGAAATGGTAATGCCAGGTGACAACATTCAGATGACTGTTACCCTGATCAAAACCATCGCGATGGAAGACGGTCTGCGTTTCGCTATCCGTGAAGGCGGTCGTACCGTCGGCGCTGGCGTCGTAGCCAAAATCATCGAGTAA